A region of Roseobacter litoralis Och 149 DNA encodes the following proteins:
- a CDS encoding phosphoenolpyruvate carboxykinase, with amino-acid sequence MTHGRVNPDFRLEDQGITGLGTVYYNLIEPDLIQYALARGEGSLGKGGSFLVTTGKFTGRSPKDKHVVKTDSVADTIWWENNREMSPEGFDQLYTDMLAHMEGRDYFVEDLTGGSDPKHAINVRMVTELAWHGLFIRHMLRRPDREDLDDFIADFTVINCPSFQADPAKHNCRSETVIAMNFDKKLILIGGTEYAGENKKSVFTLLNYLLPEKGVMPMHCSANHAVGNPVDTAVFFGLSGTGKTTLSADPARTLIGDDEHGWSDTGTFNFEGGCYAKTISLNPEAEPEIYATTEKFGTVIENMVYDAETKDLDFEDDSLTANMRCAYPLHYISNASQAARGGHPKNIIMLTCDAFGVLPPISRLTPAQAMYHFLSGFTSKVAGTERGVTEPEPTFSTCFGAPFMPRRPEVYGNLLREKIATHGATCWLVNTGWTGGAYGTGSRMPIKATRGLLTAALDGSLADAEFRKDPNFGFQVPVDVTGVPGILLDPRRTWDDAEAYDRQAAKLVKMFSDNFEQYLPFIDEDVRAAAIS; translated from the coding sequence ATGACACATGGACGGGTGAACCCGGACTTTCGGCTCGAGGATCAAGGGATCACAGGGCTTGGCACTGTCTATTACAACCTGATCGAGCCCGACCTGATCCAATATGCGCTGGCCCGTGGCGAAGGGTCGCTTGGCAAAGGTGGCTCTTTCCTTGTCACTACAGGCAAATTCACCGGGCGGTCGCCAAAAGACAAGCATGTCGTCAAAACTGACTCGGTTGCCGATACCATCTGGTGGGAAAACAACAGGGAGATGTCGCCCGAGGGGTTCGACCAACTCTACACTGACATGCTCGCCCATATGGAAGGGCGCGATTATTTTGTTGAAGACCTGACCGGCGGTTCGGACCCGAAACACGCGATCAATGTGCGAATGGTCACCGAACTGGCATGGCATGGGCTGTTTATCCGCCACATGCTACGCCGCCCAGACCGCGAAGATCTGGATGATTTCATCGCTGATTTCACCGTCATCAACTGCCCGAGCTTTCAGGCGGATCCCGCGAAGCACAACTGCCGTTCAGAAACGGTCATCGCGATGAATTTCGATAAGAAACTCATCCTTATCGGCGGGACGGAATATGCGGGTGAGAACAAAAAATCCGTCTTTACCCTGCTGAACTACCTGCTGCCTGAAAAAGGCGTGATGCCGATGCATTGCTCGGCCAACCATGCGGTTGGGAATCCGGTGGATACAGCCGTTTTCTTTGGCCTGTCCGGCACGGGCAAAACGACATTGTCCGCCGATCCTGCGCGCACATTGATCGGCGACGACGAACATGGCTGGTCCGATACCGGCACGTTCAACTTTGAGGGTGGCTGCTATGCCAAGACCATCAGCCTGAACCCCGAAGCCGAACCCGAAATCTACGCCACCACAGAGAAATTCGGCACCGTCATCGAAAACATGGTCTATGATGCGGAAACCAAAGACCTTGATTTTGAAGATGACAGCCTGACGGCCAATATGCGCTGCGCTTACCCGCTGCACTATATATCTAATGCTTCGCAAGCGGCGCGGGGCGGTCACCCCAAGAACATCATCATGCTGACCTGCGACGCCTTTGGGGTGCTACCCCCCATCTCGCGGCTGACGCCTGCGCAGGCGATGTACCACTTCCTGTCCGGGTTCACATCCAAGGTCGCCGGGACAGAGCGTGGCGTGACCGAACCGGAACCGACCTTTTCGACCTGTTTCGGCGCGCCCTTCATGCCCCGCCGCCCGGAAGTCTATGGCAATCTGCTGCGCGAGAAAATCGCGACCCATGGCGCAACCTGCTGGCTGGTGAACACGGGCTGGACAGGTGGCGCTTATGGCACGGGCAGCCGGATGCCGATCAAGGCCACGCGGGGGCTTTTGACGGCAGCGTTGGATGGCTCTCTCGCGGATGCTGAATTCCGCAAGGATCCCAACTTCGGGTTCCAAGTACCGGTCGACGTCACGGGCGTGCCCGGCATCCTGCTCGATCCGCGCAGGACTTGGGACGATGCGGAAGCCTACGACCGGCAAGCCGCGAAGCTGGTAAAGATGTTCTCCGACAACTTTGAGCAGTACCTGCCGTTCATTGACGAGGATGTACGCGCGGCTGCCATAAGCTGA